Proteins encoded together in one Acidobacteriota bacterium window:
- a CDS encoding GNAT family N-acetyltransferase — MTSYRVRPATVDDLATVLHHRRRMFEDMGHTDAGAMTAMLASSTPLLGRGLEEGSYRGWLVEADDGRVVAGGGVIILEFQSHPIDPRPRRAWVVNMFTEPEHRRKGFARRLMETMLAWCRADGMTYLYLHASADGRVLYESLGFEPNNEMRVKL; from the coding sequence GTGACCTCGTACCGCGTCCGCCCGGCGACTGTGGACGATCTCGCGACCGTTCTCCATCACCGTCGGCGCATGTTCGAGGACATGGGGCACACCGACGCTGGGGCGATGACGGCGATGCTCGCCAGCTCGACGCCGCTCCTGGGACGCGGGCTAGAGGAGGGCTCGTATCGAGGCTGGCTCGTCGAGGCGGACGACGGCCGAGTCGTCGCCGGCGGCGGAGTCATCATCCTCGAGTTCCAGTCGCACCCGATCGATCCGCGGCCCCGCCGCGCCTGGGTCGTGAACATGTTCACCGAGCCCGAACATCGCCGAAAGGGTTTCGCGCGCCGGCTGATGGAGACGATGCTCGCGTGGTGCCGCGCCGACGGCATGACGTACCTGTACCTGCACGCGAGCGCCGACGGCCGGGTTCTCTACGAGAGCCTCGGGTTCGAGCCGAACAACGAGATGCGCGTGAAGCTCTGA
- a CDS encoding nuclear transport factor 2 family protein, translated as MIRRTRNRLLALAMAIVPIAAAAPSTEDAILRLEDQRIQAMIAGDVETLDRLLAPELTYGHSSGKMDTKASFLAQLKSGDLKYRDFRRQDVCVQVIDATAIVTGQAALDVRTPAGDLSIPVRFTDVWVRRGERWEMVAWQSARIP; from the coding sequence ATGATTCGCCGCACCCGGAATCGCTTGCTGGCGCTCGCGATGGCGATCGTGCCGATCGCCGCCGCCGCGCCTTCGACCGAGGACGCGATCCTCAGGCTCGAGGACCAGCGTATCCAGGCGATGATCGCCGGCGACGTGGAGACGCTCGATCGCCTCCTCGCTCCCGAGCTGACGTACGGACACTCGAGCGGCAAGATGGACACGAAGGCGAGCTTCCTCGCGCAGCTCAAGTCGGGCGATCTCAAGTACAGGGACTTCCGGCGTCAGGACGTATGCGTGCAGGTCATCGACGCCACAGCGATCGTGACCGGGCAGGCGGCGCTCGACGTCCGGACCCCGGCGGGCGACCTCTCCATCCCCGTCCGCTTCACGGACGTGTGGGTGCGCCGGGGCGAGCGCTGGGAGATGGTCGCGTGGCAGTCGGCGCGCATCCCGTGA
- a CDS encoding class I SAM-dependent methyltransferase → MSSCPCGAAGNPFDAAKARRDLNRFRRRGPERATAQLVGAIEAAGPSAGRTLLDIGGGIGAIHHALLGAGYSRAVHLDASPAYLAVAAEESERLGHSGRVEFRHGDFHSAAPSIARVDVVTLDRVVCCDEDYAGLLRAAADRAGRLLALTYPRDRWPIRGFIALMNGARTLVRRPFTVYVHPPAAMARVLEERGLRRRWRGGTFIWSAELYERAS, encoded by the coding sequence GTGAGCTCCTGCCCGTGCGGCGCCGCGGGAAATCCGTTCGACGCCGCCAAGGCCCGCCGCGATCTGAATCGCTTTCGCCGTCGCGGCCCCGAGCGCGCGACGGCGCAGCTCGTCGGGGCGATCGAGGCGGCCGGCCCCTCCGCCGGCCGCACGCTCCTCGACATCGGCGGTGGCATCGGTGCGATCCACCACGCGCTGCTCGGCGCCGGATACTCGCGGGCCGTGCACCTGGACGCCTCCCCGGCCTACCTCGCCGTCGCGGCGGAGGAATCGGAGCGTCTCGGCCACTCGGGCCGCGTGGAGTTCCGCCATGGCGATTTCCACTCGGCGGCGCCTTCGATCGCGCGGGTCGACGTGGTGACCCTCGATCGCGTCGTGTGCTGCGACGAGGACTACGCCGGCTTGCTCAGGGCCGCGGCCGATCGCGCCGGCCGCCTCCTCGCCCTCACGTATCCGCGAGACCGCTGGCCCATCCGCGGCTTCATCGCGCTCATGAACGGTGCGCGAACCCTGGTTCGCCGTCCGTTCACGGTCTACGTGCATCCGCCCGCCGCGATGGCGCGCGTCCTCGAGGAGCGCGGGCTTCGTCGCCGCTGGCGAGGCGGCACCTTCATCTGGTCGGCCGAGCTGTACGAGCGGGCGTCGTGA
- a CDS encoding OsmC family protein, with the protein MEDRLMDRKADARWMGDLKSGKGTVKLGSGAFEGAYSFLSRFESGTGTNPEELLGAAHAGCYSMALAHALAQAGHPATSVATTATVHLTKTEAGFSISGIGLATKGVVPGVSADEFRRFAEETKVKCIVSRALSAVPMTLEAELVRG; encoded by the coding sequence ATGGAGGATCGTCTCATGGATCGAAAGGCGGACGCGCGCTGGATGGGAGATCTGAAGTCGGGGAAGGGGACGGTGAAGCTCGGGAGCGGCGCCTTCGAGGGGGCGTACTCTTTCCTGAGCCGCTTCGAGAGCGGGACGGGGACGAACCCCGAGGAGCTGCTCGGTGCGGCGCACGCGGGGTGCTACTCGATGGCGCTCGCGCACGCGCTGGCGCAGGCCGGCCACCCCGCGACGAGCGTGGCCACGACCGCCACGGTGCACCTCACGAAGACGGAGGCCGGTTTCTCCATCTCGGGCATCGGCCTCGCGACGAAGGGCGTCGTTCCGGGAGTCTCCGCGGACGAGTTCCGGCGATTCGCGGAGGAGACGAAGGTCAAGTGCATCGTGTCGCGGGCCCTCTCGGCGGTGCCGATGACGCTCGAGGCCGAGCTGGTGCGCGGATAG
- a CDS encoding FkbM family methyltransferase, whose product MKRPLLLCVLPDRLRLAAWSRLYRGRHAGWTPLYERAELRFAPGVGLELIPGDVISDSIAFTGLYELDLTHRVVEIARRGGTMVEVVANLGYFAALWAAMSPGGRCIAFEASPRNIELLGRNMSRNGFSDRVQIVPRAAGAAAGRLHFDVGPLSQTGWGGLVNRPGGKSIDVDVVRVDEVVPLGDPIDFLKIDVEGADTWVLMGCERLLESRRVREIWFEQNKPRMAALGIPMGAAQRCLESFGYRPRAHGDPDAEIVEWSAVAG is encoded by the coding sequence ATGAAACGACCTCTCTTGCTTTGCGTGCTTCCGGATCGGCTCCGCCTCGCGGCCTGGTCGAGGCTCTACCGCGGGCGGCACGCCGGTTGGACGCCGCTCTACGAGCGCGCGGAGCTGAGGTTCGCGCCCGGCGTGGGGCTCGAGCTGATTCCGGGTGACGTGATCTCCGACTCGATCGCCTTCACGGGGCTCTACGAGCTCGATCTCACGCACCGCGTCGTCGAGATCGCGCGCCGGGGGGGCACGATGGTCGAGGTCGTCGCCAACCTCGGCTACTTCGCGGCGCTGTGGGCGGCGATGAGCCCGGGGGGCCGCTGCATCGCCTTCGAGGCGTCGCCCCGCAACATCGAGCTCCTCGGGCGGAACATGAGCCGCAACGGATTCTCGGATCGAGTTCAGATCGTCCCCCGGGCGGCCGGAGCCGCCGCGGGACGCCTGCACTTCGACGTCGGCCCCCTGAGCCAGACGGGATGGGGAGGGCTCGTCAATCGGCCGGGCGGAAAGTCGATCGACGTGGACGTCGTCAGGGTCGACGAGGTCGTCCCGCTGGGCGATCCGATCGACTTCCTGAAGATCGACGTGGAGGGAGCCGACACCTGGGTCCTCATGGGGTGCGAGCGGCTCCTCGAGTCCCGCCGCGTGCGCGAAATCTGGTTCGAGCAGAACAAGCCGCGGATGGCGGCGCTGGGCATCCCGATGGGCGCCGCGCAGCGATGCCTGGAGTCGTTCGGGTACCGCCCCCGCGCTCACGGTGATCCCGATGCCGAGATCGTCGAATGGTCGGCCGTCGCGGGGTAG
- a CDS encoding SRPBCC family protein, with product MEKPRFVYVVYISSTPEKVWDALIDAKMTAQYWQHENVSDWKPGSRWEHREVSDQRTLHLVGKVVESRRPSRLVLTWAFPSDASDEEKHSRVTFDLEPVAGVVRLTVTHDRLEAGSKMLEGITSGWPKVLSSLKSLLESGRALPKLW from the coding sequence ATGGAGAAGCCTCGGTTCGTCTACGTCGTCTACATCTCTTCGACACCGGAAAAAGTCTGGGACGCGCTGATCGACGCGAAGATGACGGCGCAGTACTGGCAGCACGAGAACGTCTCGGACTGGAAGCCGGGTTCCCGGTGGGAGCACCGGGAGGTGAGCGATCAGAGGACACTCCATCTGGTCGGGAAAGTCGTCGAGAGCCGGCGGCCGAGCCGCCTCGTCCTGACGTGGGCCTTCCCGTCCGACGCCTCGGACGAGGAGAAACACTCCAGGGTCACCTTCGACCTCGAGCCCGTCGCCGGCGTCGTGCGCCTGACGGTCACGCACGATCGCCTCGAGGCCGGCTCGAAGATGCTCGAGGGGATCACCAGCGGCTGGCCGAAGGTCCTGTCGAGCCTGAAGTCGCTTCTCGAGTCGGGGCGCGCGCTGCCAAAGCTGTGGTAG
- a CDS encoding carbonic anhydrase produces the protein MISASDALARLREGNRRFVASETTAAAAVSSHARRAGLVAGQEPFAIVLGCSDSRVPAELVFDQGFGDLFVIRVAGNIVAPSQVGSVEFAAARFGTRLVVVMGHSQCGAIVAALEELQGQPTSQSKNLRSIVDRVRPSVESVLSRGRADDPKGLVADAVRANVRVSVDHLRHGSELLERLIRDDGLMVVGAKYSLDTGVVKFFDDVAAKSPGAG, from the coding sequence ATGATCTCCGCCTCCGACGCTCTGGCCCGCCTTCGAGAAGGGAACCGGCGGTTCGTCGCGAGCGAGACGACGGCCGCCGCCGCCGTGTCGAGCCACGCGCGCCGCGCCGGGCTGGTCGCGGGGCAGGAGCCTTTCGCGATCGTGCTCGGCTGCTCCGACTCGCGCGTCCCCGCCGAGCTGGTCTTCGATCAGGGGTTCGGCGACCTCTTCGTCATCCGCGTCGCCGGCAACATCGTCGCCCCCTCCCAGGTCGGGAGCGTCGAGTTCGCCGCCGCGCGGTTCGGCACGCGGCTGGTCGTCGTGATGGGGCACTCCCAGTGCGGCGCGATCGTCGCCGCGCTCGAGGAGCTGCAGGGGCAGCCGACGAGCCAATCCAAGAACCTCCGATCGATCGTCGATCGGGTTCGCCCCTCGGTCGAGTCGGTCCTGTCGCGCGGGCGCGCGGACGACCCGAAGGGGCTCGTGGCCGACGCCGTGCGCGCCAACGTGCGCGTCTCGGTGGATCACCTGCGCCACGGCTCCGAGCTCCTCGAGAGGCTGATCCGCGACGACGGTCTGATGGTGGTCGGCGCGAAGTACTCGCTCGACACGGGCGTCGTGAAGTTCTTCGACGACGTGGCCGCGAAATCCCCGGGAGCCGGATGA
- a CDS encoding nuclear transport factor 2 family protein — protein MRTVLRMTVVLAAAVLSIAGATFAATPAEKVAAANAVEKQFLAAFNKADLDALMATYWKSPDLVFIDLGGMGVRGWDAAKAGWQEALKGLTGAKLEITESHNTAFGETVLGWGRWKMTIPAAQGAPQVMEGRFSDVKAFRDGKWVYVMDHASVPIPPPPPPARK, from the coding sequence CCGCCGCCGTCCTGTCGATCGCGGGCGCGACCTTTGCCGCCACTCCCGCCGAGAAGGTCGCCGCCGCGAACGCCGTCGAAAAACAGTTCCTCGCCGCCTTCAACAAGGCCGACCTCGACGCCCTCATGGCGACGTACTGGAAGAGCCCGGATCTCGTCTTCATCGACCTCGGCGGCATGGGAGTCCGGGGATGGGACGCGGCGAAGGCCGGGTGGCAGGAGGCGTTGAAGGGACTGACGGGGGCGAAGCTCGAGATCACCGAGTCGCACAACACGGCCTTCGGCGAAACGGTGCTGGGGTGGGGGCGCTGGAAAATGACGATACCCGCCGCCCAGGGGGCACCCCAGGTGATGGAGGGGCGCTTCTCCGACGTGAAAGCCTTCCGCGACGGGAAGTGGGTGTACGTGATGGATCACGCGTCGGTCCCGATCCCCCCGCCCCCTCCGCCCGCCAGGAAGTAG
- a CDS encoding SDR family oxidoreductase: protein MSVKLTLAILFLAYGAVLSATLSRAGHRGRIARGGGGAAWKPARILIVGATGGTGRQLVSLALERGHDVTALVRDPSRLPVEHPSLRVIRGDVLDPRAVEEAVRGQDAVVSALGHHRYYSPGGVLSSGTRNILRSMESHGVRRFVCETSLGIGDSAGRLGLFYTFFIIPAILPVYFLDKARQERIVARSRVDWVLVRPAVLTNGVGRGRWRAGARAGGFLLPARISRADVAAFMLDQLASEAYLGSAPGVCW, encoded by the coding sequence GTGAGCGTGAAGCTGACGCTCGCGATCCTGTTCCTCGCCTACGGGGCGGTGCTCTCGGCGACTCTCTCGCGGGCCGGGCACCGCGGGCGGATCGCCCGAGGAGGCGGTGGCGCGGCGTGGAAGCCGGCGCGGATCCTGATCGTCGGCGCCACGGGAGGGACCGGACGGCAGCTCGTCTCGCTGGCGCTCGAGCGAGGCCACGACGTCACCGCCCTCGTGCGGGATCCGTCGCGCCTGCCGGTCGAGCACCCTTCGCTGAGGGTGATCCGGGGGGACGTGCTCGATCCCCGGGCCGTCGAGGAAGCGGTGCGCGGCCAGGACGCCGTCGTGTCCGCCCTGGGCCACCACAGGTACTACTCCCCGGGCGGAGTCCTCTCCTCGGGGACACGGAACATCCTGAGATCGATGGAGTCCCACGGCGTTCGCCGGTTCGTCTGCGAGACCTCGCTGGGGATCGGTGACAGCGCCGGCCGCCTCGGCCTCTTCTACACCTTCTTCATCATCCCCGCGATCCTCCCCGTCTACTTCCTGGACAAGGCGCGACAGGAACGGATCGTCGCCCGGAGCCGCGTGGACTGGGTCCTCGTCCGCCCCGCGGTCCTGACGAACGGGGTTGGGCGCGGCCGCTGGCGCGCCGGGGCGCGCGCCGGAGGCTTTCTCCTGCCGGCCCGCATCTCGCGCGCGGACGTCGCGGCCTTCATGCTGGATCAGCTCGCGTCGGAGGCGTACCTTGGATCGGCGCCGGGAGTGTGCTGGTAG
- a CDS encoding DUF937 domain-containing protein has product MGLLDGILGTVGSAMRGGGAPQGASPLDSILSSLAGSHPGLGAGGGGLLGAAMSLMQQGGGLTSVLDAFRQNGMAQHVDSWVGTGPNMPITAQQAQQALGAPAVSSLASRLGLSTGQASSALAQLLPEIVNQLTPGGSIPDNHGDMLSRGLAMLRGQSS; this is encoded by the coding sequence ATGGGACTGCTGGATGGAATTCTCGGAACCGTCGGGTCCGCGATGCGCGGCGGGGGGGCCCCGCAGGGCGCGAGCCCGCTCGACTCGATTCTGAGCAGCCTCGCCGGGAGCCACCCCGGGCTGGGGGCCGGCGGGGGCGGCCTCCTCGGGGCCGCGATGTCGCTCATGCAGCAGGGGGGCGGCCTGACGAGCGTGCTCGACGCCTTCCGGCAGAACGGGATGGCGCAGCACGTCGACTCGTGGGTCGGCACGGGACCGAACATGCCCATCACCGCGCAGCAGGCCCAGCAGGCCCTGGGCGCACCGGCCGTCTCGAGCCTCGCGTCCCGGCTCGGGCTGTCGACCGGGCAGGCGAGTTCGGCGCTGGCGCAGCTCCTGCCGGAGATCGTCAACCAGCTCACTCCCGGGGGGAGCATCCCGGACAACCATGGGGACATGCTCTCGAGGGGGCTGGCCATGCTGCGAGGCCAGTCGAGCTGA
- a CDS encoding helix-turn-helix transcriptional regulator — protein MNVDRVFKALASPARRRLLDVLHGDNGQTLLELCGHLDMSRQAVAQHLACLERANLVATVRRGREKFHYLNPVPIHELSKRWIFKYEHRQLDALSELKRKAEGDATWRSLGSSTSSTSLRHRKKSGTR, from the coding sequence ATGAACGTCGACCGCGTGTTCAAGGCGCTCGCGAGCCCCGCCCGCCGACGCCTCCTGGACGTCCTCCACGGAGACAACGGCCAGACTCTCCTGGAGCTCTGCGGCCACCTCGACATGTCCCGGCAGGCGGTCGCGCAGCACCTCGCGTGCCTCGAGCGGGCGAACCTCGTGGCGACGGTGCGGCGCGGGCGCGAGAAGTTTCACTACCTCAACCCGGTTCCCATCCACGAGCTGTCGAAGCGCTGGATCTTCAAGTACGAGCATCGTCAGCTCGACGCGCTGAGCGAGCTCAAGCGGAAAGCGGAAGGAGACGCGACATGGAGAAGCCTCGGTTCGTCTACGTCGTCTACATCTCTTCGACACCGGAAAAAGTCTGGGACGCGCTGA